Proteins encoded in a region of the Clostridium beijerinckii genome:
- a CDS encoding sensor histidine kinase codes for MKLLKQRSILKTLFIPYTILFIIIFNFLMFYFVMNESTKIKTNALTTLNSNIKNINNNLDVEINSLDTLSQNIIYSNLIKDHFIKYINYNSESLSNLSEHQKIDNIQNTKILYDLLVTMMGPNHPIDQIYLYDLHNLELGVGLDNSSSYISVNNKAWYDDVLSSKGDKVIYFNKDDRLGKYSPYEEGQYFLSLYRVYYNTLNVPQGIIEVKKSFKNIFTIIKDFNNAYGSNVYIYYKNGQLIYPIDQSSSTTNYYNLISTNVDKNISNNLFKYKNEYVLFDTSSYSDFTIVATIDNSKLMSPIYEYIKTNVVLSLLITFATATLSYFIAKIITTPLNKIYNQVRGFQITDDASTNFKEIDTHITELNTLFKAFLKMQQKAKKAMTNELILQNREMQSKMLALQSQMNPHFLYNALSTIQAMADEQMNEEIIIMCQSISRILRYISSDSEQLVSLTDEIAHTIDYLQCMQIRYDNDLTYTLNIPDEMQNIKIPKLCLQLIVENAVKFTTKTELPWHIDITGYVTDTHWEMQIKDSGSGFAEDNLKQLQEKIDSINANGVLPNLELNGMGLMNIYIRFKILYNGKQIFRLINNTPNGATVIMGGIKL; via the coding sequence ATGAAACTTTTGAAACAACGTAGCATATTAAAAACTCTCTTTATCCCATATACCATATTATTTATAATTATCTTTAATTTTCTTATGTTTTATTTTGTAATGAATGAATCTACTAAAATTAAAACAAATGCTCTTACAACTCTTAATAGTAATATAAAAAATATTAATAACAATTTAGATGTTGAGATTAATTCTTTAGATACTCTATCTCAAAATATCATCTATTCTAATTTAATCAAGGATCATTTTATTAAATATATAAATTATAATTCTGAATCTTTGTCCAATCTATCTGAACACCAAAAAATTGATAATATTCAGAACACAAAAATTTTATATGATTTATTGGTCACAATGATGGGACCTAACCATCCTATAGATCAGATTTATCTTTATGATTTGCATAATCTTGAATTAGGAGTTGGTTTAGATAATTCCTCTTCCTATATTTCAGTGAATAACAAGGCATGGTATGATGATGTTTTATCTTCTAAAGGCGATAAGGTTATTTACTTTAATAAAGATGATCGACTAGGCAAATATTCACCTTATGAGGAAGGTCAGTATTTCCTTTCATTATATCGCGTTTACTATAATACTCTTAATGTTCCACAAGGAATTATTGAAGTTAAAAAGTCATTTAAAAATATTTTTACTATTATTAAAGATTTTAATAATGCTTATGGCAGTAATGTTTATATTTATTATAAAAATGGACAACTAATATATCCTATAGATCAAAGTTCATCTACAACTAATTATTATAATCTTATCTCTACTAATGTCGATAAAAATATAAGCAATAATTTATTTAAATATAAAAATGAATATGTATTATTTGATACCTCTTCATATAGTGATTTCACTATTGTGGCAACAATAGACAACTCAAAACTCATGTCTCCCATTTATGAATATATCAAAACAAATGTAGTGCTATCGTTATTAATTACCTTTGCTACTGCAACATTATCTTATTTTATTGCAAAAATTATTACCACCCCATTGAATAAAATATATAATCAAGTTAGAGGTTTTCAGATAACTGACGATGCATCTACTAATTTTAAAGAAATAGATACACATATTACTGAATTAAATACTTTATTCAAAGCCTTTTTAAAAATGCAGCAAAAAGCAAAAAAAGCAATGACAAATGAATTAATTCTTCAAAATCGTGAAATGCAGTCAAAAATGTTGGCTCTTCAATCACAGATGAATCCACATTTTCTATACAATGCCCTGTCAACCATCCAAGCTATGGCTGATGAACAAATGAATGAAGAAATAATAATAATGTGCCAAAGCATTTCAAGAATATTAAGATATATTTCATCAGACAGTGAACAATTAGTTAGTTTAACCGATGAAATAGCTCATACCATTGATTATCTTCAGTGTATGCAGATTCGCTATGATAACGATTTAACGTATACCCTAAACATTCCTGATGAGATGCAAAACATTAAAATCCCAAAACTTTGTTTGCAGCTCATTGTAGAAAATGCAGTAAAATTTACTACAAAAACTGAGCTGCCTTGGCATATTGATATTACCGGTTATGTAACTGATACTCACTGGGAAATGCAAATTAAAGATAGCGGAAGTGGATTTGCAGAAGACAATTTAAAACAATTGCAAGAAAAGATAGATTCAATCAACGCAAATGGAGTTCTTCCAAACTTAGAATTAAACGGAATGGGTCTTATGAATATTTATATTCGCTTTAAAATTTTATACAATGGAAAACAAATTTTTAGATTAATCAATAACACTCCAAATGGGGCGACTGTTATTATGGGAGGGATTAAATTATGA